The following are encoded together in the Malaya genurostris strain Urasoe2022 chromosome 3, Malgen_1.1, whole genome shotgun sequence genome:
- the LOC131434182 gene encoding F-box/WD repeat-containing protein 7, giving the protein MAEKCTVTIKEEQHQCTIPLSEILNDSSTVTNTPITIIAPLTIGPGGKAPSTTTVSGSSTPTQSGCPIGCDGQEDAGADEREDDDEWFYVDKSVTDGHMRGGQIQLETPAVEEKNGGGLNMAKPKRLSDEFYSADDDYDEDEDDEMVGDGGSVTTGGGIGTRKSGDGDSEAHASLNEIKNLSITNCVETGDDRFERDENSISDPIYISEETSSCSSGHQRSAGECSTGEAQETDAQPQLLEEEPRIEMEHEDIPESKSVPMLGENLDADDDDGDVDEDDVQSIDAIERRDFEQEQKLTGGIIIKNSAFIPDNHRLNLELISRIKKMHEDELPKKSQPERKIQLTSTPTSSRHPPYKSGSSNPTSSNSTSSSSSSSREQNSNSTTKSAVKVNLSASLEGYCTNTDAATAMDGIDGPSCSSSLALSSSSSASSSSKGLRRYQQHPDAFLNSNSNDSLSSDRSIFIPNLQTLKASAKECSTAPNNSPVNEPCPSSSSSSPSPSSASSAGPSTSTEATKPPSDCSLSSCATSVIKQTGECSKNINHTAIPSSSTSNSSLFSFSCPFSSADRENGEGCSSTSVPLSRFPSASSNFVDNIADEVEASTATHRNRHQQQLHHHHHHDRNHVEDPLLEPSQMSMPLELAAAAVDHECDEENWADCEEGSDEEICTCRDYTDDEGHGGAGLGGHASSEDELPSRDVDLSSYTHMDAAEDILAHDPSGSGSTTAAVNNAQTPRLHRKRKLTENRMLFGSGAGRTMGSENVGGLGNHCDNTSTESLNFSSRKRLALDSTSSPRTLLSPSNLTSTPTSSTMGERKTPRSIIPTKDNPPPEVNDWLQQFQRWTPVERLVAVDLLIEHCDPTQVRHMMKVIEPQFQRDFISLLPKELALQVLSYLEPKDLLRAAQTCRSWRFLADDNLLWKEKCKEAVIVMEAMGGDRPKRGRAGNMPPISSLWKAAYMRQHIIEMNWRSRPIRTAKVLKGHDDHVITCLQFCGNRIVSGSDDNTLKVWSAITGKCLRTLVGHTGGVWSSQMAGNIIISGSTDRTLKVWNAETGQLLHTLYGHTSTVRCMHLHGNKVVSGSRDATLRVWDVNEGTCLHVLVGHLAAVRCVQYDGRLVVSGAYDYMVKVWNPERQECLHTLQGHTNRVYSLQFDGIHVVSGSLDTSIRVWDAETGSCKHALMGHQSLTSGMELRQNILVSGNADSTVKVWDIITGQCLQTLSGPNKHQSAVTCLQFNSRFVITSSDDGTVKLWDVKTGEFIRNLVALESGGSGGVVWRIRANDTKLICAVGSRNGTEETKLMVLDFDVEGACLKCS; this is encoded by the exons ATGGCAGAAAAATGTACCGTAACCATTAAGGAAGAGCAACACCAGTGCACCATCCCATTGTCGGAGATCCTAAATGATTCGTCTACGGTGACCAACACTCCGATAACGATTATTGCACCGCTAACAATCGGGCCCGGTGGCAAGGCACCGTCGACGACGACGGTGTCCGGTTCCTCCACACCCACGCAGTCCGGTTGTCCGATCGGTTGTGATGGACAGGAGGATGCCGGGGCGGACGAACGCGAGGATGACGACGAATGGTTCTATGTGGACAAAAGTGTTACCGACGGTCATATGCGGGGGGGTCAGATACAGCTGGAAACGCCTGCCGTAGAGGAAAAGAACGGCGGTGGATTGAATATGGCGAAACCAAAGCGTCTGAGCGATGAGTTTTATTCGGCTGATGATGATTACGATGAGGATGAGGACGATGAAATGGTTGGTGATGGTGGTAGTGTCACGACTGGAGGCGGGATCGGAACTAGGAAAAGTGGTGATGGGGATAGTGAGGCACATGCCAGTTTGAATGAGATTAAAAATTTAAGTATCACTAACTGTGTGGAAACTGGTGATGATCGATTCGAACGGGATGAGAATTCCATATCCGATCCGATCTATATCAGTGAGGAAACATCATCGTGCAGCAGTGGCCATCAGCGATCGGCTGGCGAATGTTCTACTGGTGAGGCACAAGAAACTGACGCACAACCCCAGCTACTGGAGGAAGAGCCACGGATTGAGATGGAACACGAAGATATTCCGGAGAGTAAAAGTGTTCCCATGCTGGGGGAAAACCTGGATGCTGATGATGACGACGGTGATGTCGATGAGGACGATGTGCAATCAATCGATGCAATCGAACGTCGGGATTTTGAACAGGAGCAAAAACTGACTGGcggaattattattaaaaatagcGCGTTTATACCCGATAACCATAGACTGAATTTAGAGTTGATAAGTAGGATTAAAAAGATGCATGAGGACGAACTGCCGAAGAAATCTCAACCCGAACGCAAGATTCAGCTTACGTCAACGCCAACTAGCAGTAGACACCCCCCATACAAGAGCGGTAGCAGTAATCCAACTAGTTCTAATAGcactagtagtagtagtagtagtagtagggaACAAAACAGTAATAGTACAACAAAGTCAGCGGTTAAAGTGAACCTGTCGGCTAGTCTAGAGGGCTACTGTACGAACACGGATGCCGCGACTGCGATGGATGGAATCGATGGTCCGTCCTGTTCCTCCTCGTTGGCACTATCGTCGTCTTCTTCGGCCTCTAGTAGTAGCAAAGGCTTACGACGCTACCAGCAACACCCCGATGCTTTCCTGAACAGCAACTCGAATGATAGCCTTTCATCGGACCGATCGATCTTTATTCCAAACCTGCAGACACTGAAGGCTTCCGCGAAGGAATGTTCTACCGCACCGAACAACAGTCCGGTTAACGAACCCTGCCCGTCATCGTCCTCCTCTTCACCATCACCTTCGTCCGCCAGTTCGGCCGGACCGTCTACGTCAACCGAAGCAACTAAACCGCCCTCCGACTGTAGCCTGTCGTCGTGTGCTACATCCGTTATCAAACAAACCGGAGAgtgcagtaaaaatattaaccaTACTGCGATCCCATCGTCCAGCACCAGCAACTCCTCTCTGTTTTCCTTCAGTTGTCCTTTCAGCAGTGCAGATCGTGAAAACGGTGAAGGTTGCAGTTCAACATCGGTACCGTTGAGCAGATTTCCATCCGCATCTTCGAATTTCGTTGACAATATCGCTGATGAAGTAGAAGCGTCAACCGCGACACATCGCAATCGTCACCAGCAGCagcttcatcatcatcatcatcatgatcGCAACCACGTCGAAGATCCACTGTTGGAACCCTCTCAAATGTCTATGCCGTTGGAACTGGCTGCCGCTGCGGTGGACCACGAGTGTGACGAAGAAAACTGGGCCGATTGCGAAGAAGGTTCCGATGAGGAAATTTGTACATGCCGAGATTACACCGATGACGAAGGGCACGGTGGTGCTGGGCTCGGTGGTCATGCCAGTAGCGAAGATGAGCTGCCATCGCGAGATGTCGATCTGTCCAGTTATACTCACATGGATGCTGCAGAAGACATTCTCGCTCATGatccttccggttccggaagtacgacGGCCGCCGTAAACAACGCACAAACGCCAAGACTGCATCGGAAACGCAAACTAACGGAGAACCGAATGCTGTTTGGAAGCGGCGCTGGTCGTACGATGGGATCCGAAAACGTGGGCGGCTTGGGGAATCATTGTGACAACACGAGCACGGAGTCCCTCAACTTTAGTAGTCGTAAACGGTTAGCTTTAGATAGTACCAGTTCACCAAGAACTCTACTCAGTCCGTCTAAT CTTACTTCAACACCAACATCCTCAACGATGGGAGAGCGGAAAACTCCCAGAAGTATAATCCCAACCAAAGATAACCCTCCTCCCGAGGTAAACGATTGGTTGCAACAATTCCAG CGATGGACTCCCGTCGAACGTCTGGTGGCAGTAGATCTACTGATCGAACATTGCGACCCGACTCAGGTGCGACACATGATGAAGGTAATCGAGCCCCAATTCCAGCGGGATTTCATCTCGCTTCTGCCGAAGGAGCTTGCGCTTCAAGTGCTGTCCTATCTGGAACCAAAGGATCTTCTGCGTGCTGCTCAAACGTGCCGCAGTTGGCGTTTCCTGGCCGATGACAACCTGCTGTGGAAGGAAAAGTGCAAAGAAGCCGTCATCGTGATGGAAGCGATGGGTGGTGACCGTCCGAAACGGGGACGCGCCGGCAATATGCCTCCCATCTCTTCGCTCTGGAAGGCGGCTTACATGCGGCAGCACATCATCGAAATGAACTGGCGTTCGAGACCGATCCGTACGGCCAAGGTGCTGAAAGGTCACGACGACCACGTTATAACGTGCCTTCAGTTCTGCGGTAACCGAATTGTGTCCGGTTCCGACGACAATACGCTCAAAGTGTGGTCTGCCATCACCGGGAAG TGCCTTCGAACATTGGTTGGCCACACAGGTGGAGTTTGGTCGTCACAAATGGCCGGAAACATCATCATTTCCGGCAGTACTGATCGCACTTTGAAGGTGTGGAATGCTGAGACTGGCCAACTGCTACACACGTTATACGGCCACACCTCGACTGTTCGTTGCATGCATTTACACGGTAATAA AGTCGTCAGTGGTTCCCGTGATGCCACTTTACGAGTATGGGACGTCAACGAAGGTACTTGCCTGCATGTGCTGGTTGGTCATTTAGCTGCCGTTCGCTGCGTCCAGTACGATGGCCGACTTGTAGTGTCGGGAGCCTACGACTATATGGTTAAAGTTTGGAACCCGGAAAGACAAGAATGTCTTCACACACTGCAAGGTCACACCAATCGAGTATATTCGCTACAG TTTGATGGGATACATGTCGTATCTGGTTCTTTGGACACATCAATACGCGTGTGGGACGCAGAAACGGGTAGTTGCAAGCACGCGCTGATGGGTCATCAGAGTCTAACATCCGGTATGGAGCTCCGGCAGAATATTCTCGTCTCTGGAAATGCTGACTCGACCGTTAAAGTCTGGGATATCATCACTGGCCAGTGCTTGCAAACACTATCTG GCCCCAACAAGCATCAATCGGCCGTCACCTgtttgcaattcaattcgcgctTCGTAATAACCAGTTCGGACGATGGAACCGTCAAGCTGTGGGACGTTAAGACTGGGGAGTTCATTCGTAACCTAGTAGCACTGGAATCGGGAGGTTCTGGTGGTGTTGTTTGGCGAATTCG AGCCAACGATACGAAATTAATTTGCGCCGTGGGGTCACGCAACGGCACGGAGGAGACCAAACTAATGGTACTGGACTTTGATGTGGAAGGTGCCTGCCTGAAATGCTCATAA